A portion of the Micromonospora vinacea genome contains these proteins:
- a CDS encoding ArsR/SmtB family transcription factor, which translates to MSLKNPYGDFEITEPQALRALAHPVRLAILEHLQRHGPATATGLSPHVGATPSVVSWHLRHLATFGLVHDWDGATSKRERWWQAVARGFRFTASDSVEGQSASQQLRAEMFARNADAPQQWLLHEEPRLEPEWRALAGMADTRFVATADELRQLEESIEELIAPYVRRKEASAPDGARIVRMLRYLLPEPGDEASTEPGDDDAATS; encoded by the coding sequence ATGTCTCTCAAGAATCCGTACGGGGATTTCGAGATCACCGAGCCGCAGGCGCTGCGGGCGCTGGCCCACCCGGTGCGCCTGGCGATCCTCGAACACCTGCAACGGCACGGCCCGGCCACGGCGACCGGACTCTCACCGCACGTCGGCGCCACACCGTCGGTGGTCAGCTGGCATCTGCGGCACCTCGCGACGTTCGGCCTGGTCCATGACTGGGATGGCGCCACCAGCAAGCGGGAACGCTGGTGGCAGGCCGTCGCCCGGGGCTTCCGCTTCACCGCGTCCGACAGTGTCGAGGGACAGTCCGCGAGCCAACAGCTGCGCGCGGAGATGTTCGCCCGCAACGCCGACGCACCCCAGCAGTGGCTGCTGCACGAGGAACCCCGACTGGAACCGGAGTGGCGCGCGCTGGCCGGCATGGCCGACACCCGGTTCGTGGCCACCGCCGACGAATTGCGGCAACTGGAGGAGTCGATCGAAGAGCTGATCGCTCCATACGTGCGGCGCAAGGAGGCGTCGGCCCCGGACGGCGCGCGGATCGTCCGGATGCTGCGCTACCTCCTGCCCGAGCCGGGGGACGAAGCCTCGACCGAGCCCGGCGACGACGACGCGGCCACGTCGTGA